A DNA window from Siniperca chuatsi isolate FFG_IHB_CAS linkage group LG6, ASM2008510v1, whole genome shotgun sequence contains the following coding sequences:
- the mrpl47 gene encoding 39S ribosomal protein L47, mitochondrial encodes MAASSSAGRVLTLCKQFQNVFRISSTINTQHCTANLTKYPSRPYRETSPLVALSWYSPTGSVGQCRALHTTISRRGLEEFFDLPENWGEANVKSAAPWTAKQLRTKSNEDLHKLWYVLLKEKNMLRTLEQEARRQRVQMPSPERLRKVDRSMIRLETVVKERETALRLLQTGQEKARPGAWRRNIFGHVYWYRFKEYAIPWYMNKRYKRKRFYTPKFVQPHIRLRIEKHLREKARKASSERGTQAKLKEKFPQMKVPAS; translated from the exons ATGGCGGCGTCCTCATCAGCAGGACGCGTTTTGACTCTTTGCAAGCAGTTTCAAAATGTCTTTAGGATATCTTCAACGATAAATACTCAGCACTGTACTGCTAATTTGACCAAATACCCATCTCGTCCTTACAG GGAAACGTCTCCACTCGTTGCCCTGTCTTGGTACAGTCCCACCGGCTCTGTGGGTCAGTGTCGAGCCCTGCACACAACCATCAGCAGAAGAGGGCTGGAAGAGTTCTTTGACCTCCCTGAGAACTGGGGAGAGGCCAACGTGAAGTCGG CTGCACCTTGGACTGCCAAACAACTGAGAACAAAGAGCAATGAAGATTTACACAAACTCTG GTATGTGCTGTTGAAAGAAAAGAACATGCTGCGCACACTTGAGCAGGAAGCAAGAAGGCAAAGGGTTCAGATGCCGAGTCCAGAAAGATTAAGGAAG GTTGACCGGTCGATGATCAGACTGGAGACGGTGGTGAAGGAAAGAGAGACTGCACTGCGTCTGCTGCAGACAGGACAGGAGAAAGCCAGACCAGGAGCCTGGAGGAGGAACATATTTGGACACGTCTACTG GTATCGATTCAAAGAGTATGCTATTCCTTGGTACATGAATAAAAGGTACAAGCGAAAGAGATTCTACACACCCAAGTTTGTCCAACCACACATAAG GCTGCGTATAGAGAAGCATCTTCGAGAGAAGGCCAGGAAAGCCAGCTCAGAGAGGGGAACTCAGGCCAAACTCAAGGAGAAGTTTCCTCAAATGAAAGTTCCTGCATCATGA